A stretch of Bos mutus isolate GX-2022 chromosome 8, NWIPB_WYAK_1.1, whole genome shotgun sequence DNA encodes these proteins:
- the ALG2 gene encoding alpha-1,3/1,6-mannosyltransferase ALG2: MAEKPGQDADSDPKPTVLFLHPDLGVGGAERLVLDAALALQARGCSVKIWTAHYDPGHCFAESRKLSVHCAGDWLPRSLGWGGRGAAVCAYVRMIFLALYVLFLGDEEFDVVVCDQVSACIPVFKLARRRKKILFYCHFPDLLLTRRDSFIKRLYRAPIDWVEEYTTGMADCILVNSRFTAAIFKETFKSLSHIDPAVLYPSLNIVSFDSAIPEKLDDIVPQGKKFIFLSINRYERKKNLTLALEALVKLRGRLTSQDWDKVHLIIAGGYDERVLENVQHYQELKQVVQQSDLGQYVTFLRSCSDKQKISLLRGCTCVLYTPSNEHFGIVPLEAMYMQCPVIAVNSGGPLESVVHSVTGFLCDPDPEHFSEAIEKFIHEPSLKATMGLAGRNRVKEKFSPEAFTEQLYQYVTKLLV, translated from the exons ATGGCGGAGAAGCCGGGCCAAGATGCGGACTCAGATCCTAAGCCAACCGTGCTGTTCCTGCACCCGGACCTGGGCGTAGGCGGCGCCGAGCGACTGGTGCTCGACGCAGCGCTGGCGCTGCAGGCGCGCGGATGTAGCGTGAAGATCTGGACGGCGCACTACGACCCGGGCCACTGCTTCGCTGAGAGCCGTAAGCTGTCGGTGCACTGCGCCGGGGACTGGCTGCCTCGCAGCCTGGGCTGGGGCGGCCGTGGCGCCGCTGTCTGCGCCTACGTGCGCATGATCTTCCTGGCTCTCTACGTGCTGTTCCTTGGCGATGAGGAGTTCGACGTGGTCGTGTGCGACCAG GTGTCTGCCTGTATCCCCGTGTTCAAGCTGGCCAGACGGCGTAAGAAAATCCTGTTTTACTGTCACTTCCCAGATCTGCTTCTCACCAGGAGAGATTCTTTTATTAAACGCCTATACAGGGCCCCAATTGACTGGGTAGAGGAATATACCACAGGCATGGCAGACTGCATCTTGGTCAACAGCCGCTTCACAGCTGCCATTTTCAAGGAAACGTTCAAGTCCCTGTCTCACATAGACCCTGCTGTCCTCTACCCATCTCTGAATATCGTCAGCTTTGATTCTGCTATTCCTGAAAAGCTTGATGACATAGTCCCCCAGGGGAAAAAATTCATATTCCTCTCCATCAACAgatatgaaaggaagaaaaatctgaCTTTGGCACTAGAAGCCCTTGTAAAGCTGCGTGGAAGATTGACATCCCAAGATTGGGACAAAGTTCATCTGATCATTGCAGGTGGTTATGATGAGAGAGTCCTGGAGAACGTACAGCACTACCAGGAACTGAAGCAAGTGGTCCAGCAGTCTGACCTAGGTCAGTATGTGACCTTCCTTCGGTCTTGCTCAGACAAACAGAAAATCTCACTCCTCCGAGGCTGCACGTGTGTACTTTACACACCAAGCAATGAGCACTTTGGCATCGTTCCCTTGGAGGCCATGTACATGCAGTGCCCAGTCATTGCTGTTAATTCAGGTGGGCCCTTGGAGTCCGTCGTCCACAGTGTCACAGGATTTCTGTGTGACCCTGACCCAGAACACTTCTCAGAAGCAATAGAAAAGTTTATCCATGAACCTTCCTTAAAAGCCACAATGGGACTGGCTGGAAGAAACCGGGTGAAAGAGAAGTTTTCCCCTGAAGCATTTACTGAACAGCTTTACCAGTATGTCACCAAACTGCTGGTATaa
- the SEC61B gene encoding protein transport protein Sec61 subunit beta, protein MPGPAPSGTNVGSSGRSPSKAVAARAAGSTVRQRKNASCGTRSAGRTTSAGTGGMWRFYTEDSPGLKVGPVPVLVMSLLFIASVFMLHIWGKYTRS, encoded by the exons ATG CCTGGCCCGGCCCCCAGTGGCACTAACGTGGGCTCCTCAGGACGCTCTCCCAGCAAAGCAGTGGCGGCCCGGGCAGCGGGATCCACCGTCCGGCAGAG GAAGAATGCCAGCTGTGGAACAAGGAGCGCAGGCCGTACGACCTCAGCGGGCACTGGGGGGATGTGGCGATTCTACACAGAGGATTCACCAGGGCTCAAAGT GGGCCCTGTTCCAGTATTGGTTATGAGTCTTCTGTTCATCGCTTCTGTATTTATGTTGCACATTTGGGGCAAGTACACTCGTTCATAG